TCAATGAGTAATTTAATTGTGGAATTCATTGTCAGTGAATGTAATGATGGATACAAatgtagatggctttaaaaagagttagattcatggaggacagctATTACTAATCATGGTGAGTGAAGGGGACCTCCTTGTCCATAGGTGATGAAAGCAGATCTGCATATAAAAAGATGGGTCTGCTGCCATCATTTATAGCCATGGTCTCAAAGAAATTATGGTTGGGATTCAAACAGTTACCTCTCACTACAAGGCTTCAGAAACCATATAGTACTGTTGACTTTGTAATGCACTGTGGAGCCCCACTTTTCACAGAGATAAATTATTTCTAAAAATCACTTAAGTTTCAACAGTGGTGTGGCAGGAagcttgacttggatggcccaggtttaGTCTGATcctgtcagaccttggaagctaagccctggttagtatttggaagggataCCACCAAGCATAGTGCAGGGCTGCTCCATAGAGACAGGAAATAGGTGACCGCTTATGTTAGCCTTTCCAGTTCAAGTTGCCTACCAGGTATCCATCAGAGCCTGTTCCTTTTCATTAGTGACTCCCACTCTTCACTATGCAGATGTATTCAAGAATAAATCACTCAATATCCTTCCAATAGTTGTAGAAGGCTTCTGAGCcttagatatatatttttttaaagtaaaggtagtcccctgtgcaagcacctagttgttaccaacccatgcaGTAATgacgcatcacaatgttttcatagcagactttttaacggtgtaatttgccattcccttccccggtcatctacactttaacaccaattttaaaaagtgaaaaacaTGCACAGGCACGATTATTCAGGAAAAAATGTTAACTGATTCTTGTACAAGATGAACTTTCGTATTTgaggtttttaaatatttatatcaatAGACACCCTGCAGCTCAGTAAACAAAATATATTGCATCTCAACAACATTCTCTAATATATATAAATTGTGTTACATCCTTCTATGTGGTAGACCAATAAGCCTAACTAGTACATATAGGTAAAAGGTTatcccttgtgcaagcatcagtGATTTAGACTCTGGGAGACATttatttcacaatgttttcatggcagactttttacggggtggtttgccattgtcttccccagtcatctacacattacccccagcaagctgggtactcattataccaacctcagaaggatgaaaggtcaagtcaaccttgagctggcccagcttttgccaggatcaaaatcaggttgtgagcagagcttggacagcagtactgcagtttaccactctgtgccatggggctcttctgccTTTGATAATATGCAGTTGTAATTATTTGTAATAAATGTTACCCTTCTGATTGTGCAGATCTTCCTAACATATTGGAATCCCTCTGCAGTTGTTCTGGACTCTGCTTTGCAAATACATAAATCACTGGGAAAATGGAAAGAATGAACCAGACAATTGTGACAGAATTCATTCTCTTGGGACTGTTGGATGACCCTAGCATCCAATCTGTCCTTTTTGCTACAGGGCTGTTGATATACATGTTCACATTAGCAGGGAATCTGGCAATTATTGCTTTGATACGGACTGCCCAGCACCTCCAGAATCCAATGTACTTCTTGCTGAGCAATCTGGCATTTACTGAGATCTGCTACATCAGCTCCACCATGCCAAAGATGTTATGGGATCTCGTGGCAGGGAATAACACCATCTCCTTTGCTGGCTGTGCATTCCAGATGTTCTGCTTTCTAACCACAGTAGCTACGGAAGGTGCTTTACTCTCAGTCATGGCATATGATCGCTATGCTGCCATTTGCCACCCATTGCACTATACATTGCTCATGAGCCAACCTGTGCTCAGATGGCTTGTCGCAATGTCATGGGCGATTGGAGGAGTTAACGGCACTGTCGATACTGCCTTTGTTTTCTCCTTGAACTTCTGTGGTCCCAATAAGATAGTGCACTTCTTTTGTGACATCCCACCTGTCTTGCAGCTGTCATTCTCTACTTGTGCCTCCCATCTTACTGTGGTGAGTATCTTTTACAGCACAGGTATCTTCACTTACCTGAGACCTTCTTCTGGCCGCTCCAAGGAAGATGGCCGTTTGATCTCTGTGCTGTATACCATCATCACCCCTTTGCTGAACCCTCTAATCTACAGCCTCAAAAACAAAGAAATGCAGGCAGCACTTCTGAATGTTCTTGGAAAGAAGCAACATAGTCAGCTCTGAAAGCACATCATTTATTGCTAGAGGCAAGCATGGAATTGCCTTACATTATTTGGTTCATGAGCCATAGATACTATGCTAAATTGACTAAAGTAAGCACAATGCCTAACATTCTACTCCTTCCATCCCACCCTCCATCTCCTTGGCTGAACATTAACATGGGGatggaaaggaaagaagaggaaCTGCTGGATCATTATGATGTTGCAGAACCATTACTCTTAATCACCTATCATAATTGTTAAGTGCCAGTTATTGAAGTTCACAAGTTACAGCGAATGCAAGTATAATCAATGTCCAGTGTATATTCCATCGTTTTATATGAGAATTGATTAACTCTCATGCTACAGTTAGCTTACGTACAGTTGAATATGTGATACAAATCCACCACTTATTCAGGTCCCATGTTTAACTTGCAAAATGAGCACATGTTGGCTCatccttaaaaaaagaaatgtgcacacctcattacatatactaaacccatctccaatatattttaatgtattttttttaatggcaaactagaatgatcagtggcgtagctagggctttgggggcccgaggcccaagatttatgtgggccccccatgtgtgtgcacgcctccagaaacaggatatgatgtcacttccggtgatgtcacttccgcaaaatggccaccacttgcgagggagccctgctggaaacaggaagtgatgtaacttccccaaaatggccaccacttgtggggggggaacaggaagtggtgtcactttgggggcggcacccccccccccaagatggcactgctggtgcgatctaggtcatgtgattgataacctgattaccccaccacaccatgtgacagggagaaatgccacaagcagcctgctggcccagctgttccccttgtgccctgatcttgtgggacttctatattaagcaagcttacaagaaaaacaaggaaaacaaaaacaggcatactgatggAAGATGGGTCAGGAACCTCTGAGATGAGAAATGCGAAGGTTATAGAGAATCATTGTTGAATTCTGTATGGGCGCCGACTCCCATGAGTTAGGCTCTTTAACTGAGATTGCCCATTTGTATACTGCTATTGAACTTTTTAAGGgaagaaacacccatagtctggAGCATTGTTTATGTACGCTTACAGTCTGTACTGTTCCATACTCGGTCTTTGACAACAGGCTGTTTATGATATTATAcactataatataataatacagtATATATTTGCAGTTTATTGGGTAGCacagagatgtctgtaatgagtacttggttgatggcctattggtcagtgtaatttcttgcattgttccttGAACGCGGAACCCCCACAGTTGTTGTTCCCTTACTGGAGTGTCCCAGAGGGCCcaagggaggcaggtggggcataagaacataagagaagccctgttggatcaggccaatggcccatccagtccaacactctgcgtcgcataagaacataagagaagccatgttggatcaggctggtgacccctccagtccaacactctgtgtcacataagaacataacagaagccatgttggatcaggccaatgggccatccagtccaaaactctgtgtcacatataagaacataagagaagccatgttggatcaggccattgggccctccagtccaacactctgtgtcacataagaacataagagaagccttgttggatcaggccaatggcccatccagtccaacactctgtgtcacataagagaagccctgttggatcaggccaatggcccatccagtccaacacttgtgtcacataagaacataagagaagccatgttggatcaggccaatggcccatccagtccaacactctgtgtcacttaagaacataagagaagccctgttggatcaggccagtagcccatccagtccaacactctgtcacccagtggccataaaaccaggtgccatcaggaggtccatcaatggggctagaagcactcccaccgcgcccccccaccaagcaccaagttagtctttaagctgctgctgctggactctgactcatttctcctgctagtaaaggtaaaggtagtcccctgtgcaagcaccagtcgtttctgactctggggtgatgttgctttcacaaggttttcacggcagactttttacagggtggtttgccactgccttccccagacatctacgctttcccaccagcaagctggggactcctttgacctacctcggaaggatggaaggctgagtcaacctggagccggctacctgaaccagcttccgctgggatcgaactcaggtcgtgagcagagggctctgactgcagtactgcagctttaccactctgtgccacggggctcttatttctcctgctacagacagactaactgggCAACCCATCTATGCACCAAAATTCCCTCAGCCTCCAATTTGCCACTGGAGTCGATTTCAGCAGGATGAGCTCTGAAAGGCCTTCTCTGGGAATGCTCCCACGAGGGCTCTCTGGACATCGAAGAAAAACACAGAAGGTGGACCGAAAAGAGTCATGCTGGAAGTCAGACCTTCTTCCAGAGTTGTCAAAGCTTAACtattcccccacctcacccccagtcttctcagggcccttctgaagacctcctctctctgctggggttgccacctccagttaGGATAAAtcctgaaactttggggggtggagctttgggaaggatggggtttggggaacggGTCGGCACTAgtaggcagtgttccttctaagctgagttagaatcatagagttggaagggacttctggcggtcatagaatcatagagttggaagggatctccagggtcatctagtccaaccccctgcacaatgcaggaaactcacaaacacctccccctaaattcacaggatcctcatagctgtcagatggccatctagcctcagcttaaaaacctagaatcctagagttggaagggacctctagggtcatctagtccaaccccctgcacaatgcaggaaactcacaacacctccccctaaattcacaggatctccattgctgtcagatggccatctagcccctgtttaaaaacctccaaggaaggagagcccaccacctcccaagaaggaagcctgttcctctgaggagctgctctaacggtcaggaatcctagagttggaagggagctccagggtcatctagtccaaccccctgcacaatgcaggaaactcacaaacacctcccccgaaattcacaggatctccattgctgtcagagggccatccagcctctgttgaaaaacctccaaggaaggagttagcatgagcgagctcacggatttttcgcctccagcgcacacatttttgtcttagctcaggaaaaattccccagagcacaatcacttatgcaggggctcacaaagttgaatttttgctcacaagactctgaagcttagagggaacattgctagtagGGATATCGATGCACCTTGAGTCCCCCCCAGCCAACCTCTAAAGCCgccctttcctttctgctgaACTCTGCTGTCTGTAACTGTTGTCGGaggcctccctggaggttggcaaccctgtcccaaTCGGGGCACACATCCCACAgcagcccaccccccatccttcccCTGGACGCCCCCTACCTTTCCCAGCCCTCCCGGGGCACCCCCAGGGGTGCCCAAAAGCTGCAAGGAAGCACCAGCAAAGGGGCGAAGGGaacccaaatcccacccccaagaaatctaggctgggcttccctgggtcttcccagcccaggaggtggaatgcaaactctcctctctcctccactcgtgagaaccccccccccccttcccgggtctGCAGCTCAGGCCCTGCAAAAAGCGCACCCCCAGCAGTGCCCAAAGGGTGCAAGGAAGCgccagcaaaagtgggaggggcaaacccaaatcccacccccccccaagaaaactaGGCTGGCcttctctgggccctcccagccaaggaggtggaatgcaaactctcctcCATCCTGGGAACCTCCGTCTCCAGCCCAGATCCTGCAAGAAGCAcacccccagcggtgcccaaatgctgcaaagaagctgcagcaaaaggggaaggggaggggcaaacccaaatcccccacccaaaggaaactaggctgggcttccctgggccctccaagcaaagaaggaggaatgcaaactccccccctcctcctccctccatggagagtcccccccccttaCTCAGAGCTCCGAGAAATCCCGCACACGCCGCCCGaccccagtcagtcagtcagccagTCAGGCCGGCAGTTGGCGGTTGccgtccactcccctccccccgccgtgGGAGATgcccgagaaggaggctggtgccCACGTGCGCCTTCTGaggcgagggaggagaaaaagcgacgtgcctttcccgcgctttcagcccgattggggaggggggaagggaagggaacgaggagccccgacgtgcgcgcgcccctccccgccacatCTCCTTCCTCTGCCatgcgcgcgcgctccccctcgctgtccGGCGCCtctattctttttctccccccctcgcagcgcagcaacacggccattgtttgggggccccccttgccaatgcggggaccccccagacctggggcgacccgccccccctccctacgccactgagaattatgtttatatgtatgttacatgttaaaagctAAATTAGTTGGTCAGGAAAAACCTCTaagaaagaaatgtcctcattttggcccaggcttgctAGCAATAGCaatcattaacagacattctgacacgttactgttttatttgtttcCCTTGCAAATGCTATCCAATGTTCTCTCAATTTCACTATTCTtacattggattttaactttgtaccactttgcattctcaaTCACTGCCCactgtatgtagctctgctcactgtacctcattccttgtctgaaggaATGCCTgaatgcacaagaaagcttacattctgaataaaactttgttggtcttaaagatgcttctagactcctactttgttcgattgcttcagaccaacacggctgcccacctgaatctatctaaaTGTGCACACATACAGGTTGGATGCACATGCATTCATTGTAACACATGAACAAGGCTTGAGACaaattactgatttttaattataTGTATACTTTGAAGATAAATAGGTCTTAGAAAAGCAGGAAGAAATCAGAGCACATTCAGAAATATTAACAGTGAACACGCTGAAAACAATGTTTAATAAAGAAAACACATTTTGAATTAGGTATAATAATATGCTAGAATTGTTTAGCCAAAATCCTTAGGAAAGAAAGAACCATTCATGCAAATCAGAATTATTTGTAATATGTGAGCTTTAGCACGGCATATGTGAGCGGTTGCCTTAGCACGGGCTCCTAGCTAAGTTATTGCAACCactggaagtggcaaatgaaacacgaaGTAAACCTAGAAATTGTGTAGCCGCACAGGTTGAATAAAGGACTGCTAAGCATAAAATATACCTATAATTTGATTTACTTAACAGTTCTAATTAGTAATAAGCAAAATTTAAGTATTTTTGGAAGTTTGCATAAAGCAGTCTCAACTTGTATCAGAAGAATATTTTGCTgactttgtattttaaaaaactaCATGCTTTCTGACTATTGTAAGTTGAGAATGTTTCTTAATAACaatttgaaataataataaaatagaatAGAGGACAGCTGCCTCAAGAATTTCATCAAGTTTCTATTCAGTACTATTCGGCTCTGAAAATAAACTAAAGCATAATCACAGGAATCATTAACTGATTAGAGATGTTCTCAGAagggtagccattttggtctgtaGTAGGAGACTTATGGAAGCTTATACTGGTCTctgaagtgctactggactttaatTCTGTTCTGCTTAAAAATGCATAGAAGACAAATATCTGGCTTTTCTTGCATGAAATCCTGCTGTAATGACTAAACAATGTAAGACTGTTCAAGCAAAGTCCTTGAATCATGCTCATACAATTAAGGTAATGAAAAGTGTGTCTTCATAGGATTCTGCATGGTGAACCTGATTTCTGAGTACAATATGTATCAAGGAGCTGGATCCAACCAAACATTTTCCTTAGTCTCATGCATATCCACTTCTTAACACAATCCCTGTGTGATATGATTCTGGCAGGCCCCAACATTTCCATAATAGTTGGGGTCTGAGGAGACCCAGCCCTCCCTTTTTCAACACCAGAAAACCTAGCTGAATTCAACTCCAGGTTATAATTTACATTGGCTAAAAAGTTCCTTGAAAAATGTAGTTGTCCAGTGCATGTTGAAACATCAGACATACCAATCTAATCCAATCCAATTctaatacctttattggcatagaaataaaaagtatgtcatgggtgctggggactctgcagaaggagcggagcctgcagaggaaactgtgcccctgccacctgcaccagcgcccctgcctcctgctggagaaaatcccagcccccctgcctcaccctctcgggtggctcgtgtgcgtgaccgccttcgtcaggacctcagggatcggaggagggcggcacgctcacaagcaagacactccctgagccctgagttttcaaaggattctggcccttctaagggcaaggatgtttgagttgtagcaggatcctggctgcctctctgagccagcaattagcccaaatgggcaacagccagcagagggctatatagctgtgggctttgggaggaggctttgtggaagcaactagtcatctacctgatgttctagcatccactccggctttgacttttggactccctgacttcggctcttgacttctggactccctgacttaggcttctgaacctctgacctgcgttacctggacggtgattcggatttggcacctCAGATCCTCTTGCCTACCGGCTACAGACCTCAGCCTGcccttggactttgcctgacccagccccagccgtgacagattgcttccacccccacaaacacccattccacaggatggatgctgaagcaagtggaaccccAGGACTACTGGCtgagctccaagcccaggtacagcagctaacacaggcagtggtgcccttgcagcaacaacctgcggccagtgctccagccaagtgcccagttcccccacctgacagatttgggggtgccgtggaagaatttcctgctttcctagcacagtgtcggctgtacttcgaactgagagcacgagacttccccaatgacaaaactaaggtgtgtttcatcatcagcctgttaaaggggcaggcggccaaatgggccacacccttgctggttgcgtcctctcccctactgactgattaccaggggtttgaggcccacctgtctgctgccttctcaaaccccgtccaagcagccacagccaaccggaagatcagggctttgaaacaaggcaaa
The sequence above is a segment of the Heteronotia binoei isolate CCM8104 ecotype False Entrance Well chromosome 15, APGP_CSIRO_Hbin_v1, whole genome shotgun sequence genome. Coding sequences within it:
- the LOC132584415 gene encoding olfactory receptor 5F1-like; translated protein: MERMNQTIVTEFILLGLLDDPSIQSVLFATGLLIYMFTLAGNLAIIALIRTAQHLQNPMYFLLSNLAFTEICYISSTMPKMLWDLVAGNNTISFAGCAFQMFCFLTTVATEGALLSVMAYDRYAAICHPLHYTLLMSQPVLRWLVAMSWAIGGVNGTVDTAFVFSLNFCGPNKIVHFFCDIPPVLQLSFSTCASHLTVVSIFYSTGIFTYLRPSSGRSKEDGRLISVLYTIITPLLNPLIYSLKNKEMQAALLNVLGKKQHSQL